Proteins from one Mugil cephalus isolate CIBA_MC_2020 chromosome 15, CIBA_Mcephalus_1.1, whole genome shotgun sequence genomic window:
- the LOC125021351 gene encoding CD166 antigen homolog, whose protein sequence is MTSLIFLLLAAVSAGTLHQAWGTNSMTALYGETIVIPCNRGAPAPEDLMFIKWKYEKADGTLGDLLIKQTQSDEATIQATDDYAKRVSIDDNFSLHVTQASLNDQNVFTCMVVSESNLAEYPVDVIVHKKPSSVEVMDKAVMLQKDKLTAVGTCVAASANPAAVITWKKDGKALVQDGKATQITSSMKIDPATGLSTTSSTLQYAATKEDGSAIFTCMSVHNLTSQDVNVGPFPVHYPSENIVLRILPQEPILEGYNVTLKCHGDGNPPPKSFYFTVKGKKTQVTNSDNYTLTNVTREAKGEYKCSLVDNEALEDSKTLNITYLDVSLSSTGKTVKTLGEPFSVEMDISTSSEIKALWKKDGTIVDKPNFENLTYAHAGTYVWEVSVTGIKRSPSFELVVEGEPVITGLLSHYDAETKERVLSCEAEGVPQPTFKWDTRTSDEKESTFTVLEAPNKISVAPDMNLTVTCTVENKLGTHTKTITVYAVPKDVEKDNRSSDDDHSKVIVGVVLGLLAVAMVAALLYWVFTKRSRQGSWKIDDKEDGTPEENAKLDNNHAV, encoded by the exons ATGACTTCGCTTATTTTCTTGCTCCTGGCTGCCGTGAGCGCCGGGACGCTTCATCAAG cgtGGGGCACAAACAGTATGACTGCATTATACGGAGAAACCATTGTGATACCATGCAACAGAGGAGCTCCAGCACCAGAGGATCTGATGTTCATCAAGTGGAAATAT GAGAAAGCAGACGGCACCCTCGGCGATCTGTTGATCAAACAGACTCAGAGCGACGAGGCTACAATTCAAGCCACAGACGATTACGCCAAACGGGTCAGCATCGACGACAACTTCAGCCTGCACGTCACCCAGGCCTCTCTGAACGACCAGAATGTATTCACCTGCATGGTCGTCTCCGAAAGCAACCTCGCAGAGTATCCGGTCGATGTCATCGTTCACA AGAAACCGTCGTCAGTCGAGGTTATGGACAAAGCTGTAATGTTGCAGAAGGACAAACTCACAGCG GTGGGAACATGTGTTGCGGCTAGTGCTAACCCCGCAGCTGTCATCACATGGAAAAAGGATGGAAAGGCCTTGGTTCAGGATGGGAAAG CTACTCAGATCACGTCCAGCATGAAGATAGATCCAGCCACAGGCCTGTCCACCACCTCCTCTACTCTCCAGTACGCTGCCACCAAGGAGGATGGCAGCGCCATCTTCACCTGCATGTCCGTGCACAATCTCACCAGTCAAGACGTCAACGTGGGCCCTTTTCCCGTCCATT ATCCATCGGAGAACATTGTCCTCCGAATTTTGCCCCAGGAGCCCATCCTAGAGGGATATAATGTGACGTTAAAGTGCCACGGTGACGGCAACCCTCCACCCAAGTCCTTCTACTTCACTGTCAAG GGCAAGAAAACACAGGTGACGAATTCAGACAACTACACTTTGACGAACGTTACCAGAGAGGCGAAGGGCGAATACAAATGCTCCCTGGTTGACAACGAGGCGCTGGAAGACTCCAAAACGCTTAACATTACCT ACCTGGACGTGAGTCTTAGCTCCACTGGGAAGACTGTGAAGACACTGGGCGAACCATTTTCTGTGGAGATGGATATTAGCACATCGAGTGAGATTAAAGCGTTGTGGAAAAAG GATGGAACGATCGTGGACAAGCCCAACTTTGAAAACTTGACCTACGCTCATGCAGGAACCTACGTATGGGAAGTTTCTGTGACTGGCATCAAACGAAGTCCGAGCTTTGAGCTGGTCGTGGAAG GAGAGCCTGTGATCACTGGCCTGCTCAGTCACTACGATGcagaaaccaaagaaagagtCCTGAGCTGTGAAGCTGAGGGAGTACCACAACCCACCTTCAAGTGGGACACCAGAACCTCAGAT gAGAAAGAAAGTACTTTCACGGTTCTCGAGGCCCCAAATAAAATCTCAGTGGCCCCAGATATGAACCTCACGGTCACCTGCACAGTCGAAAACAAACTGGGAACACACACCAAGACCATCACTGTTTACGCTG TTCCTAAGGACGTAGAGAAAGACAATA GATCTTCAGATGACGACCACTCAAAAGTCATCGTAGGTGTGGTGCTCGGACTCCTAGCAGTTGCTATGGTAGCAGCACTCCTCTACTGGGTCTTCACGAAAAGATCAAG ACAGGGATCCTGGAAGATTGATGATAAGGAGGACGGAACACCTGAGGAGAACGCGAAACTGGACAACAACCACGCTGTTTAA
- the fhdc3 gene encoding FH2 domain containing 3 gives MEGVLILKSASPRDSPPPPVDASDLQASPVPPAMHVTATAPPPPPPPPPPPPPPPPPPHLPPPPFGSRNFQRRSMKKLNWDTLPSQRVLGKLNVWTSKRTQRDLVLDIRSMEELFSHMDKQASLPRVTKKSNAVDLFPQEPQVTILDSKRSMNIGIFLRHFKRPVTEMVQDIRQGNWLRFGTGKLKELCKLLPEENEVKQLLSFSGNLSALPEADQFMVQLLRVPGYEELLKTMVLREEFFPLMEEVKNSIAVLSKAANELLDCDNLHSVIRLVLKAGNYMNAGGYSANAIGFRMTSLLKLADTKANKPGMNLMHYVAKQAEDIDAELLTFPNQLNHIGMASRICKEEVITDFEREVKKVKEVRLYSSRHPGLAQQMETFFLRADAKLAHLEQSLKELSAVSDAVAEYFCEDPATFKLDECCSIFHSFCKRFDTAVRENREREEAEQRRKRKESMRIAAKRRSTMSGPRPEPNGGGDSCLESALNNFLSTVPEGVTRCRKNILPPIEGSPSARSPASHVEKSKKTPRANQESPEKKHLKLQKEDGQVAKLENQEAERMREVARKVLHYQTNKSCVDGTPRRSERGQDKPDTPSTPQPRTRDFFFANNGDVGSPWTILSPLTCSQGDNPPRTRQAHKHRLSLPSGDELDDGVWEQEKSNSDAPSSADQDSAASPSGGSASLPEGPTRRALSQGPVVRSVSMDETGRSPAAAFRLGDLFQRGSSQRSYSSGSRTEHAREDRTSVGSSLGSDAGNRADDQVSSSGFISFFRRIGARSKAADMEEQKDPNT, from the exons ATGGAGGGAGTGCTGATTTTGAAATCAGCTTCACCTCgagactctcctcctcctcctgtggatGCTTCGGATCTTCAAGCATCTCCTGTACCTCCGGCCATGCATGTTACAGCCAcggcacctccacctccaccaccaccaccaccaccacctccaccgcctccacctccccctcacCTTCCTCCCCCTCCGTTCGGTTCCCGTAATTTCCAAAGACGTTCCATGAAAAAGCTGAACTGGGATACCCTTCCCAGCCAGCGTGTCCTGGGCAAACTGAACGTGTGGACGTCCAAGCGGACCCAGAGGGACCTGGTGCTGGACATTCGGAGCATGGAGGAGTTGTTCAGCCACATGGACAAACAGGCCTCGCTGCCCAGGGTCACGAAGAAGAGCAATGCCGTGGACCTCTTTCCACAGGAGCCTCAG gTCACGATTCTTGACTCCAAAAGGAGCATGAACATCGGGATCTTCCTGAGACATTTCAAGAG GCCTGTGACAGAAATGGTACAAGACATCCGTCAAGGGAACTGGCTCAGATTTGGAACAGGCAAACTCAAAGAGCTTTGTAAACTGCTTCCAGAAGAAAATGAG GTGAAGCAGCTGCTTTCATTCAGTGGGAACCTCTCTGCGTTACCTGAGGCTGACCAGTTCATGGTGCAGCTGCTCAGAGTGCCGGG CTACGAGGAGCTCCTGAAAACGATGGTGCTAAGGGAGGAATTCTTTCCTCTtatggaggaggtgaagaactCTATTGCTGTCTTATCCAAAGCAGCTAATG AGTTACTGGACTGTGACAACCTCCACTCAGTCATTCGGCTCGTGTTAAAGGCCGGGAATTACATGAACGCT GGCGGTTACAGCGCCAACGCCATCGGCTTCAGGATGACCTCTCTGCTCAAGCTGGCAGACACCAAGGCCAACAAACCCGGCATGAACCTCATGCACTACGTTGCGAAG CAAGCAGAGGACATCGATGCCGAGTTGCTGACTTTCCCAAACCAGCTCAATCACATTGGCATGGCATCAAG AATCTGTAAAGAGGAGGTAATCACAGACTTTGAGAGggaagtcaagaaggtcaaggaAGTCAGATTGTACAGCAGCAGACACCCTGGCCTCGCACAACAGATGGAGACCTTTTTTCTG aggGCTGACGCCAAGCTCGCACATCTGGAGCAGTCCCTCAAGGAGCTTTCTGCCGTGAGCGATGCCGTTGCCGAGTACTTCTGTGAAGACCCGGCCACCTTCAAACTAGACGAGTGCTGCTCCATCTTTCACTCCTTCTGCAAGAGGTTTGACACGGCTGTACGG GAGAACAGAGAGCGAGAAGAAGCGGAGCAGAGGCGCAAGCGGAAGGAGAGCATGCGCATAGCAGCCAAACGCCGCTCCACGATGTCAGGGCCGAGGCCGGAGCCCAACGGCGGCGGCGACTCGTGCCTGGAGTCGGCCCTGAACAACTTCCTCTCCACGGTGCCGGAGGGTGTCACCAGATGCAGGAAGAACATActgccccccatcgaagggtcGCCCTCCGCACGCAGCCCTGCTTCTCACGTagaaaaaagcaagaaaacacCCCGCGCTAACCAAGAAAGTCCAGAGAAGAAACACCTGAAGCTGCAGAAAGAGGACGGACAAGTAGCGAAACTGGAAAACCAAGAGGCTGAGAGGATGCGTGAGGTCGCTCGAAAGGTGCTTCACTACCAAACGAACAAAAGCTGTGTCGATGGAACTCCTCGACGTTCGGAGAGAGGACAAGACAAACCCGACACCCCGAGTACCCCACAGCCGAGGACTAGAGACTTCTTTTTTGCCAACAATGGGGACGTGGGCTCCCCGTGGACTATCCTGAGCCCTTTGACCTGCTCCCAAGGCGACAACCCCCCGCGAACCAggcaggcacacaaacacagactgtctCTGCCGTCTGGAGACGAGCTGGACGATGGAGTCTGGGAGCAGGAAAAGTCAAACAGCGATGCTCCCAGTTCCGCTGATCAGGACAGTGCGGCGTCTCCATCCGGGGGTTCCGCGTCTCTTCCAGAGGGTCCCACCCGGAGAGCTTTGTCTCAGGGCCCGGTCGTCAGGTCGGTTTCCATGGATGAAACCGGCCGATCGCCTGCAGCCGCCTTCCGTCTGGGAGACTTGTTCCAGAGAGGTTCGTCCCAGAGGTCGTACTCCTCCGGCTCACGGACAGAACACGCGAGGGAAGACAGGACCTCGGTCGGCTCGTCGCTCGGCAGTGACGCCGGGAACCGCGCAGACGACCAAGTGAGCTCCTCCGGATTTATATCCTTCTTCAGACGCATCGGAGCCAGAAGTAAAGCTGCTGACATGGAGGAGCAGAAGGATCCTAATACttga